A genomic stretch from Vulpes lagopus strain Blue_001 chromosome 11, ASM1834538v1, whole genome shotgun sequence includes:
- the CD1D gene encoding antigen-presenting glycoprotein CD1d, giving the protein MLQLRYPLEIQVSAGCEVRPGNTSEDFFHAAIQGEEILSFQGSHWVPAPQAPRWVHRATKELNKDQGTRRTVRELLQDTCPPFVRGLLEAGRWELEKQVRPEAWLSAGPAPRPGHLRLACHVSGFHPKPVRVTWMQGEQEQLGTRRGDVLPHADGTWYLQATLDVAAQEAAGLSCRVKHSSLGGHDMVLHWGGSHSSAWLVAVAVLGSLLVIGCLGCSAAWFRARRSYQDIL; this is encoded by the exons ATGCTGCAGCTGCGCT ACCCCTTGGAGATCCAGGTGTCCGCCGGCTGCGAGGTGCGCCCCGGGAACACCTCCGAGGACTTCTTCCACGCAGCCATCCAGGGGGAAGAGATCCTGAGTTTCCAAGGGTCTCACTGGGTGCCGGCGCCCCAGGCCCCGCGCTGGGTGCACAGGGCCACCAAGGAGCTCAACAAGGACCAGGGGACCAGGAGGACGGTGCGGGAGCTCCtccaggacacctgccccccgtTTGTCAGAGGCCTGCTCgaggcagggaggtgggaacTGGAGAAGCAAG TGCGACCCGAGGCTTGGCTGTCCGCGGGCCCCGCTCCCAGGCCTGGCCATCTGCGGCTGGCGTGCCACGTCTCCGGCTTCCACCCCAAGCCTGTGCGGGTGACATGGATGCAGGGCGAGCAGGAGCAGCTGGGCACCCGGCGAGGCGACGTCCTGCCCCATGCTGATGGCACGTGGTATCTCCAAGCGACCCTGGACGTGGCGGCCCAGGAGGCGGCCGGCCTGTCCTGCAGGGTGAAGCACAGCAGTCTAGGGGGCCATGACATGGTCCTCCactggg GGGGGAGCCACTCCTCCGCGTGGCTGGTCGCCGTGGCCGTGCTGGGGTCCCTCCTGGTGATCGGGTGCCTTGGATGCTCAGCCGCCTGGTTCAGGGCGCGCCG CTCCTATCAAGACATCTTGTGA